From a region of the Streptacidiphilus albus JL83 genome:
- a CDS encoding MbtH family protein, whose translation MANPFEDPDARYVALVNDEGQYSLWPAAIAVPAGWTVAVEESTRAECLAFIEEAWTDMRPLSLVRAMSDV comes from the coding sequence ATGGCCAACCCCTTCGAGGACCCCGACGCCCGATATGTCGCTCTCGTCAACGACGAGGGCCAGTACTCGCTGTGGCCGGCAGCCATCGCCGTCCCCGCCGGGTGGACGGTGGCGGTCGAGGAGTCGACCCGCGCCGAGTGCCTCGCGTTCATCGAGGAGGCGTGGACCGACATGCGGCCGCTGAGCCTCGTTCGGGCGATGAGCGACGTGTAG
- a CDS encoding ALQxL family class IV lanthipeptide, which yields MELDLDALQELPAEEELACSFTCTRTCSESCQSSCLDTGAA from the coding sequence GTGGAACTCGACCTCGACGCACTCCAGGAACTCCCCGCCGAAGAGGAACTGGCCTGCTCCTTCACGTGCACCAGGACCTGCAGCGAGTCCTGCCAGTCCAGCTGCCTGGACACCGGCGCCGCGTAG
- a CDS encoding MFS transporter — translation MRLGDIRDFRVLWISGLLAGLGAQMSAIALPLLVLRQTGSAVQAGVVGSVSVGALLFTMLPGGALADTVERRRLMRVCDAGSTLVVGGLAVCVLAGRPPLALILLAAAVGAAINGVYGPAALGLLRAVVPGELLGAASSRMQARGAAARLVGPMAGGMLYAVHPALPFVGETVCLLSSTTCLAFVRTRSAPEPGARSAFSRAEFAAGLSFLWGRPYLRTVLLVFGLGMNAAFSALMFVALTRGRCPGAHDGAQASPTTVRMVGRSGRPAVEVAAPSIGSATGPGSVTVIRRATSTGPGPTAVRGAGPGPEWLLGVVVRRSRCGLPPRLGGPLGGRRRHGVHARVSAACRRRGRGV, via the coding sequence ATGCGGCTCGGTGACATCAGAGACTTCCGCGTGCTCTGGATCAGCGGCCTGCTGGCGGGCCTGGGGGCGCAGATGTCGGCGATCGCACTGCCCCTGCTGGTGCTGCGGCAGACCGGTTCCGCCGTCCAGGCCGGCGTGGTGGGGAGCGTCTCGGTCGGCGCGCTCCTGTTCACCATGCTGCCCGGGGGCGCCCTGGCCGACACGGTCGAGCGGAGGCGGCTCATGCGCGTCTGCGACGCCGGCAGCACCCTGGTCGTGGGCGGGTTGGCGGTCTGCGTCCTCGCCGGTCGGCCGCCGCTGGCCCTGATCCTGTTGGCCGCCGCGGTCGGCGCGGCGATCAACGGCGTGTACGGGCCCGCCGCCCTCGGGCTGCTGCGCGCGGTCGTACCCGGCGAACTGCTCGGCGCCGCGTCGTCGCGCATGCAGGCCAGGGGCGCCGCGGCCCGGCTGGTCGGCCCGATGGCGGGCGGGATGCTGTACGCCGTGCACCCGGCGCTGCCGTTCGTGGGCGAGACCGTGTGCCTGCTGTCGTCCACCACCTGCCTGGCCTTCGTCCGGACCCGCTCCGCACCGGAGCCGGGCGCCCGTTCGGCGTTCTCCCGGGCGGAGTTCGCCGCCGGGCTCTCCTTCCTGTGGGGTCGCCCCTACCTGCGTACAGTCCTGCTCGTCTTCGGCCTGGGCATGAACGCCGCGTTCAGCGCCCTGATGTTCGTCGCCCTGACGCGGGGTCGGTGCCCCGGGGCTCACGACGGTGCGCAGGCCAGCCCGACCACGGTGCGGATGGTGGGAAGGTCCGGTCGGCCCGCTGTCGAGGTTGCTGCCCCCTCGATCGGTTCGGCCACCGGCCCGGGATCGGTGACCGTGATCAGGAGGGCGACTTCGACGGGACCAGGGCCTACGGCAGTTCGCGGAGCAGGTCCAGGACCTGAGTGGCTTCTGGGAGTTGTAGTGCGGCGAAGCCGGTGTGGGCTTCCTCCCAGGCTCGGCGGGCCGCTTGGTGGTCGTCGGCGTCACGGTGTACACGCCCGAGTTTCAGCAGCGTGTCGGCGACGCGGTAGGGGTGTTTGA
- a CDS encoding ALQxL family class IV lanthipeptide — protein MELDLDALQELPAEHESAQGCVATCTRSCGGSCQSTCLDTGDM, from the coding sequence ATGGAACTCGACCTCGACGCACTCCAGGAACTCCCCGCCGAGCACGAGTCCGCCCAGGGCTGCGTGGCGACGTGCACGCGCAGTTGCGGCGGCTCCTGCCAGTCCACCTGCCTGGACACCGGCGACATGTAG